ACCACAACATGACCGGTGGTATCGTCGCCCTGCACCGCGGGATCAAACCCTGATGCTGAGCCAGGCCGTACTCGCCGCCGCCGAGCGCAGCATAGCGCTGGCGGTTTCGCGCGACCCTCTGACCGCCAGACGCCTTGGTGCGCTTGACGGCAAGGTCATACGCATCCAGGCGCGTACCCCCGATTTCACGCTGTATCTGCTGCCCGCCGCCGAGGGCATCACCTTGCTTGGTCGCCACGCCGATCTGGAACCGGACTGCTCGCTCAGCGCACCGGTGAGCATGCTGGCACGCCTGGCGACCAGCAGTCAGCGCAAGCAGTTACTGGAAGACCCGAGCGTCGAACTCAGCGGCGACACCCAGGTGCTGGTGGATCTGCAGAACATATTTGGCGATCTGCGTCTGGATAGCGAAGCGGAGCTGGCGCGCTGGATCGGCCCGGTGGCCGCCCATGCAATCGGCCAGTTCGTGCGCACCGGTCGCGGCTGGGCCTCGTCCACACGAAGCAGTCTGGACACCGTGGTGAAGGATTATCTGACAGAGGAAACCCGGCATCTGGTCGGCCGCCGCGAGGCCGACAGCGCCGCGATGGACATACACGAACTGCGCCTGCGCCTGGACCGGCTCGAAGCTCGCCTGAATACTCTCGACAACCCGCCAGCGGATGCCCCTGACGCATGAACTTCACCGCACTCTGGCGCCTCCTGCGCATCCTGCACATTTTCGTCCGCTACCGTCTCGACCAGTTGCTGCTTGATCTGCCGCTGCCGTGGTACGGCCGGCTGCTGCTGAAGATCGGCCCGTGGCGACTGCGCCCTGCACCGCGCGCGCTGTCGCGCGGTGCGCGCCTGCGCCGGGCCTTCGAGGACCTGGGTCCGGTGTTCATCAAATTCGGCCAGATTCTCTCCACCCGTCGCGACCTGATGCCCGACGATATCGCCCTGGAACTGGCCTTCCTCCAGGACAAGGTCCCGCCGTTTGCGCCGGAGGTGGCCAGAGCGCGCATCGAGGAGCAGTTGGGTCTGCCCATCGAGACGGTGTTCGCCCGCTTCTCTGATCAGCCTCTGGCCTCCGCTTCGGTCGCTCAGGTGCATGCCGCAACGCTGCATGATGGCAGCGAGGTCGTGGTCAAGGTCACCCGACCCGACATAGCGCCGGTGATCCACCAGGACATGCAGTGGCTGTATCTGTGCGCGCGCACGCTGGAAAAGGTCTCCAGCGAAGGCCGGCGCCTGCGTCCGGTAGAGGTGGTGCGCGATTACGAAAGCACCATCTTCGACGAACTGGATCTGCATCGCGAGGCGGCCAATGCCTCGCAGTTACGGCGCAATTTCGAAGGGTCGGAGCTGCTCTACATCCCCAAGGTGTACTGGGAATGGTGCAAACCGCGGGTAATGGTCATGGAGCGCATCAGCGGTGTTCCCGTGACCAACCTCGAGGCCCTGCACGATCAGCGCACCGACATGAAGAAGCTTGCCGAACGCGGCGTGGAGATCTTCTTTACCCAGGTGTTTCGCGACAGCTTCTTCCATGCGGACATGCATCCGGGCAACATCTTCGTTTCCCGGGCGCACCCGTGGGAGCCGCAGTACATCGCCATCGACTTCGGCATCGTCGGCAGCCTGACCCCCCAGGATCAGAGCTACCTTGCGCGCAATCTGCTGGCATTCTTCAAGCGTGATTACCGCCGGGTAGCGCAACTGCACATCGACTCCGGCTGGGTTCCGGCCGACACACGGGTCAACGAATTCGAAGCGGCGATCCGCAGTGTCTGCGAGCCGATTTTCGAGCGGCCGTTGCGCGATATTTCCTTCGGACAGTTGCTCCTGCGGCTATTCCAGACCGCCCGGCGCTTCAACATGGAAATTCAGCCGCAGCTGGTACTGCTGCAGAAGACCCTGCTCAACATCGAAGGTCTGGGCCGCCAGCTCTACCCCGATCTGGACCTGTGGTCCACCGCGCAGCCGTATCTCGAACGCTGGATGCGAGAGCGGGCCATGCCGCACCAGCACATGCACCACTGGCAGGAATACATCGAGCAGGTCCCAGGCCTGCTGGCCGATGCCAAGCAGGCGCTGCACAATCTTGCCGAACAGCCGAATCGCACACCTCTGCGCAATCGTCCGGTGGGGCCGGCTGCTCAGCCTGTGCGCCGGGACAATCCTGTCGCACTGCGCCTGATCGGATTGGTCCTGGCACTGGCCGGCGCCAGCGGCCTTGGCTCCGATTACAATCTCTGGCAGCACGCCGAACCGCTGTACTGGTTGCTCGTTGCCAGTGGCGGCTGGCTCGTGCTTCGCCGTCCCGGGTGAGCGACTCTCTGGCGCGGTCAACCCATAAACTGGCACACTTGAACGCATGAATTCGAACATTGACTCCAACGCCTGGCTCGACGCGGTCAAATGGGATGCCGACGGGCTGATCCCGGCCATCGCCCAGGATGTCCACACCCAGCGCGTACTGATGGTCGCCTGGATGAACCGCGAAGCTCTGGCGCTCACGGCCAGGGAGCAGCGAGGCATCTACTGGTCCCGTTCGCGGCAGAAGCTGTGGCGCAAGGGTGAAGAGTCCGGCCATGTGCAGGTCCTGCACGAGCTGCGGCTCGATTGTGACGCCGACGTCGTGGTGCTGCAGGTCGAGCAACTCGGCGGCATTGCCTGTCACACAGGTCGGCAGAGCTGTTTCTACCGCGTATTCCGCGACGGTCAGTGGGTTACCGTCGATCCCGTACTCAAGGATCCGAATCAGATTTATGAGCACAAGCATGAGTGATACGCTGAGCCGGCTGGCCGAGGTACTCGAACAGCGCAAGCAGGCCGCCGCCGACAGCTCCTATGTCGCCAGTCTGCATGCCAAGGGGCTGAACAAGATCCTCGAGAAGGTGGGCGAGGAATGCACGGAAACGCTGCTCGCGGCCAAGGATTGCCAGCACGAGGAAGACAAGTCGGAACTGATTTACGAGACGGCTGACCTGTGGTTCCACACCCTTGTCATGCTCAGCCATCTCGGACTCGGTCCGGACGACGTACTGAAAGAACTTGAACGGCGTTTCGACCTTTCCGGGCTTGCCGAGAAAGCGTCCCGCCAACAATAGCTAGGGCGATGGCCCGGGAGAATGACATGGGTTTCGGTGGTATCAGCGTGTGGCAATTGTTGATCGTGTTGCTCATTGTCGTGCTGTTGTTCGGCACCAAGCGCCTGAAGAGCATTGGCGGTGATCTGGGCGAGGCGATCAAGGGCTTTCGCAAATCGGTGAATTCCGAGGACGAGGACAAGCCCAACGTGCAGCAGAAAAGTGGCGACACCCTTGACGTGCACCCGGAGAAGAAGCCGGATCAGCAGCAAAGGGACTGATCCTTCATGTTCGATGCCGGCTTTACCGAGATGCTGGTGGTGGCAATCATTGCCCTGCTGGTACTCGGCCCTGAACGCTTGCCAGGTGCGGTGCGCACCGTTGGCCGCACGGTCGGCCGCATAAAGCGTGGCTTCGCCGACGTGCGCAGCCAGGTCGAGCGGGAGATCGGGGCTGACGAGCTGCGCCAGCAGCTTCACAATGAACGGGTCATGGCGGAGCTGGCGAAGAAAGACCGGGAAGCCGAATCACCGGCTGCTGACGCTTCCCCACGTCCAGCCTCGAATGTGAAACGTTTCGGTAACCAGACTGACACAAGCAGCTCGCAGACTAGCGCGACCAGCGCTGCCGCCGGATCGACCGAGGCAGACGTCACCAGCAGGCTGCCAAGCGATGAACCAGACACCCCTCATGAGCGATAAGCCTACCGTCACACCCGGCGATGACATGCCCCTGGTCGCTCACCTCACCGAGCTGCGCTCGCGGTTGTTGCGTATAATCGTGGTCTGGATGGTGATCTTTGCCGGGCTGTTCTATTTCGCCAACGACTTGTATACCTTCATCTCCGAACCACTGCGCGCCTACATGCCGGAAGGCACCAGCATGATTGCGACGGACGTGGCGTCGCCTTTCCTGACGCCGTTCAAGCTCGCCCTGGTCAGCGCACTGTTTCTCGCCATGCCCTTCGTGCTGCACCAGATCTGGGGCTTCATTGCGCCCGGCCTGTACAAGCACGAAAAACGACTCGCCGTACCGCTGTTGGCGTCAAGTATCGTGCTGTTCTACTCCGGCATGGCCTTCGCCTATTTCGTGGTGTTCCCGCTGGTGTTCGGCTTCTTCACCAGTACCGCGCCGGCCGGGGTGGCGGTGATGACCGACATCAACAAGTACCTCGATTTCGTGCTCACGCTGTTCATGGCCTTCGGGCTCTCCTTCGAAATTCCCGTGGCCACGGTGCTGATGGTGCTGGCCGGCATCGTCGACGTTGCCAAGCTCAAGGAGATCCGGCCGTACGTTATCGTCGGCTGCTTCGTTATCGGTATGGTTCTGACGCCCCCGGATGTAATTTCCCAGGCTCTGCTGGCGATCCCGATGTGGTTACTCTACGAAGTCGGCATCCTGTTCAGCCAGATGGTTCGCCCAATCAAGCGCGACGCGGATGCGACGGCGGAGAAGACCGAAGACCAGCCGCCGGCATGAACCTGCTGCTGCTTGAAGACGATGACTTCACAGCCACCGACCGGGTTCGCCTGAGCGGACGACGTTTGCAGCACATGCTCGAGATTCAGAAGGTCGCAGAGGGGGACTCGCTGCGCGTGGGCCACATCGAAGGTCTGATGGGACAGGGCCTCGTTACCAGCCTGTCCGCCGCGCATGCCGACCTGAGCGTCGAACTGAGCCAGCAGCCACCCGCGAAACTGCCCGTAACGCTGCTGCTGGCCATGCCCAGACCCAAGATGTTTCGCCGCATCCTGCAACACTGCGCCACACTCGGCGTACCCCGTATCGTCCTGTTGAACAGCTACCGGGTCGAGAAGAGTTTCTGGCAGACCCCGTTCCTCGAACCGCCTGCGCTGCGTGACAATCTCTTGCTGGGCCTGGAGCAGGCACGCGACACGGTCCTGCCCGAGGTCATCATCGAGAAACGCTTCAAGCCCTTCGTCGAAGATCGCCTTCCGGCACTCGCCGCCGGTACCCGGGCGATCGTAGCCCACCCCGGAGACTACCCGGCCTGTCCACGCGCGGTGGAGGGGCCGGTTACTCTGGCGATCGGCCCGGAGGGCGGGTGGATACCCTACGAAGTCGACAAGCTGATCGAGGCAGGCTTTACCCCGGCACAACTCGGCGACCGCATCCTGCGCGTCGAAACCGCCGTCACCGCCCTGCTGGCCAGATTGTTCTGACCCGGGCCGGTGACGGGCCTGGCGCTTTCAGGAACTTTACGCCGCTACGCAAGATCAGGATTTGCACAGGCCGCGCTCGATGCCGCATCAAATCCGGCACCGCGCGAACGCCAGCTCGTCCCGCTTGCGACCAAAGGACACACGTTTGGGTCATCGATCAGACCATCGTCCCGCCCGCCTGATTCCGCTGGCGTTTCTCATCACTGCGCTCATCGGCACAGGCCTGTTATGTCTTCCCGCGGCGACGGTGGAGCCCGGCGGTGCTCCGGTGATGACAGCTCTGTTCACCGCGGTGTCGGCAGTGTGCGTCACCGGTCTGATCGTTCAGGATACCGCCCAGTACTGGTCCTTTTTCGGGCAGGTGGTGATCCTCGGGCTGTTTCAGCTCGGCGGCCTGGGCATCATGAGCGGGGCCACACTGCTCGGCCTGCTGGTGAAGCGACATCTGCAACTGAGCAGCCGATTGGTCGCACAGCGGGAGACCCATTCGCTGGGGCTGGGTGATGTGACCAGCGTGCTCCGTATCATTCTGCTGGTGACACTCGCCGTCGAAGCCGTGCTTACCGCGATTCTCGCCCTGCATCTGCACCTGATGTATGACGAGCCCTGGCGTACCGCCCTATGGAACGGCCTGTTCCACGCCGTCTCGGCGTTCAACAACGCCGGCTTTTCCACCTACTCCGATAGCCTGGCGCGGTTCGTGGCCGACCCGGTAATCATCGTTCCGATGATGCTGGCGTTGATCATCGGCGGTCTCGGCTTCCCGGTACTCTACGAAGTCAGCAATTGGCGCAAGGGCAAACGCTG
Above is a window of Halopseudomonas nanhaiensis DNA encoding:
- a CDS encoding 16S rRNA (uracil(1498)-N(3))-methyltransferase; translation: MNLLLLEDDDFTATDRVRLSGRRLQHMLEIQKVAEGDSLRVGHIEGLMGQGLVTSLSAAHADLSVELSQQPPAKLPVTLLLAMPRPKMFRRILQHCATLGVPRIVLLNSYRVEKSFWQTPFLEPPALRDNLLLGLEQARDTVLPEVIIEKRFKPFVEDRLPALAAGTRAIVAHPGDYPACPRAVEGPVTLAIGPEGGWIPYEVDKLIEAGFTPAQLGDRILRVETAVTALLARLF
- the tatC gene encoding twin-arginine translocase subunit TatC, producing the protein MSDKPTVTPGDDMPLVAHLTELRSRLLRIIVVWMVIFAGLFYFANDLYTFISEPLRAYMPEGTSMIATDVASPFLTPFKLALVSALFLAMPFVLHQIWGFIAPGLYKHEKRLAVPLLASSIVLFYSGMAFAYFVVFPLVFGFFTSTAPAGVAVMTDINKYLDFVLTLFMAFGLSFEIPVATVLMVLAGIVDVAKLKEIRPYVIVGCFVIGMVLTPPDVISQALLAIPMWLLYEVGILFSQMVRPIKRDADATAEKTEDQPPA
- the tatB gene encoding Sec-independent protein translocase protein TatB, whose translation is MFDAGFTEMLVVAIIALLVLGPERLPGAVRTVGRTVGRIKRGFADVRSQVEREIGADELRQQLHNERVMAELAKKDREAESPAADASPRPASNVKRFGNQTDTSSSQTSATSAAAGSTEADVTSRLPSDEPDTPHER
- a CDS encoding phosphoribosyl-ATP diphosphatase, whose protein sequence is MSDTLSRLAEVLEQRKQAAADSSYVASLHAKGLNKILEKVGEECTETLLAAKDCQHEEDKSELIYETADLWFHTLVMLSHLGLGPDDVLKELERRFDLSGLAEKASRQQ
- the ubiB gene encoding ubiquinone biosynthesis regulatory protein kinase UbiB, with amino-acid sequence MNFTALWRLLRILHIFVRYRLDQLLLDLPLPWYGRLLLKIGPWRLRPAPRALSRGARLRRAFEDLGPVFIKFGQILSTRRDLMPDDIALELAFLQDKVPPFAPEVARARIEEQLGLPIETVFARFSDQPLASASVAQVHAATLHDGSEVVVKVTRPDIAPVIHQDMQWLYLCARTLEKVSSEGRRLRPVEVVRDYESTIFDELDLHREAANASQLRRNFEGSELLYIPKVYWEWCKPRVMVMERISGVPVTNLEALHDQRTDMKKLAERGVEIFFTQVFRDSFFHADMHPGNIFVSRAHPWEPQYIAIDFGIVGSLTPQDQSYLARNLLAFFKRDYRRVAQLHIDSGWVPADTRVNEFEAAIRSVCEPIFERPLRDISFGQLLLRLFQTARRFNMEIQPQLVLLQKTLLNIEGLGRQLYPDLDLWSTAQPYLERWMRERAMPHQHMHHWQEYIEQVPGLLADAKQALHNLAEQPNRTPLRNRPVGPAAQPVRRDNPVALRLIGLVLALAGASGLGSDYNLWQHAEPLYWLLVASGGWLVLRRPG
- a CDS encoding ubiquinone biosynthesis accessory factor UbiJ, whose amino-acid sequence is MLSQAVLAAAERSIALAVSRDPLTARRLGALDGKVIRIQARTPDFTLYLLPAAEGITLLGRHADLEPDCSLSAPVSMLARLATSSQRKQLLEDPSVELSGDTQVLVDLQNIFGDLRLDSEAELARWIGPVAAHAIGQFVRTGRGWASSTRSSLDTVVKDYLTEETRHLVGRREADSAAMDIHELRLRLDRLEARLNTLDNPPADAPDA
- the tatA gene encoding twin-arginine translocase TatA/TatE family subunit, with protein sequence MGFGGISVWQLLIVLLIVVLLFGTKRLKSIGGDLGEAIKGFRKSVNSEDEDKPNVQQKSGDTLDVHPEKKPDQQQRD
- the hisI gene encoding phosphoribosyl-AMP cyclohydrolase, giving the protein MNSNIDSNAWLDAVKWDADGLIPAIAQDVHTQRVLMVAWMNREALALTAREQRGIYWSRSRQKLWRKGEESGHVQVLHELRLDCDADVVVLQVEQLGGIACHTGRQSCFYRVFRDGQWVTVDPVLKDPNQIYEHKHE